A portion of the Homo sapiens chromosome 16, GRCh38.p14 Primary Assembly genome contains these proteins:
- the GREP1 gene encoding glycine-rich extracellular protein 1 isoform 4 (isoform 4 is encoded by transcript variant 4), with product MKPQMPGYLGVMKAQKPGAGEGMKPQKPGLRGTLKPQKSGHGHENGPWPGPCNARVAPMLLPRLPTPGVPSDKEGGWGLKSQPPSAVQNGKLPGHQPPNGYGPGAEPGFNGGLEPQKIGLGYGNGVLGARVFPEAHPQPGFHGANGFRNRDGVEALVYPKAAALAPEGNGQAGVLWNSRWPTLQAWGAGLKPGYQAGDEYAEARSQPGRCPLGKC from the exons ATGAAGCCTCAGATGCCAG GCTATTTGGGGGTTATGAAGGCCCAGAAGCCAG GTGCTGGAGAGGGCATGAAACCTCAGAAGCCAG GCCTGCGAGGGACCTTGAAGCCTCAGAAGTCAG GACACGGCCATGAAAATGGGCCCTGGCCAG GTCCCTGCAATGCGAGGGTCGCTCCGATGCTCCTCCCCAGGCTTCCCACTCCAGGGGTCCCTTCGGACAAAGAGGGTGGCTGGGGCCTGAAATCCCAGCCCCCTTCCGCAGTGCAGAATGGCAAGTTACCAG GGCACCAGCCTCCAAATGGCTATGGACCGGGAGCAGAACCAG GTTTTAATGGTGGCCTCGAGCCACAGAAAATTG GTTTAGGTTATGGGAATGGTGTCCTGGGAGCCAGGGTCTTCCCCGAGGCCCACCCACAGCCAG GGTTCCATGGGGCCAATGGTTTTAGGAATA GGGATGGGGTGGAAGCTCTGGTGTACCCCAAAGCAGCAGCTCTAGCCCCTGAAGGAAATG GGCAGGCCGGGGTGCTGTGGAACTCTCGCTGGCCCACCCTCCAGGCCTGGGGGGCCGGCTTGAAGCCTGGATATCAGGCTGGAGATGAATATGCTGAGGCCAGGAGCCAGCCAG GCCGCTGCCCTCTGGGGAAATGCTGA
- the CLDN9 gene encoding claudin-9, with product MASTGLELLGMTLAVLGWLGTLVSCALPLWKVTAFIGNSIVVAQVVWEGLWMSCVVQSTGQMQCKVYDSLLALPQDLQAARALCVIALLLALLGLLVAITGAQCTTCVEDEGAKARIVLTAGVILLLAGILVLIPVCWTAHAIIQDFYNPLVAEALKRELGASLYLGWAAAALLMLGGGLLCCTCPPPQVERPRGPRLGYSIPSRSGASGLDKRDYV from the coding sequence ATGGCTTCGACCGGCTTAGAACTGCTGGGCATGACCCTGGCTGTGCTGGGCTGGCTGGGGACCCTGGTGTCCTGCGCCCTGCCCCTGTGGAAGGTGACCGCCTTCATCGGCAACAGCATCGTGGTGGCCCAGGTGGTGTGGGAGGGCCTGTGGATGTCCTGCGTGGTGCAGAGCACGGGCCAGATGCAGTGCAAGGTGTACGACTCACTGCTGGCTCTGCCGCAGGACCTGCAGGCCGCACGTGCCCTCTGTGTCATTGCCCTCCTGCTGGCCCTGCTTGGCCTCCTGGTGGCCATCACAGGTGCCCAGTGTACCACGTGTGTGGAGGACGAAGGTGCCAAGGCCCGTATCGTGCTCACCGCGGGGGTCATCCTCCTCCTCGCCGGCATCCTGGTGCTCATCCCTGTGTGCTGGACGGCGCACGCCATCATCCAGGACTTCTACAACCCCCTGGTGGCTGAGGCCCTCAAGCGGGAGCTGGGGGCCTCCCTCTACCTGGGCTGGGCGGCGGCTGCACTGCTTATGCTGGGCGGGGGGCTCCTCTGCTGCACGTGCCCCCCGCCCCAGGTCGAGCGGCCCCGCGGACCTCGGCTGGGCTACTCCATCCCCTCCCGCTCGGGTGCATCTGGACTGGACAAGAGGGACTACGTGTGA
- the GREP1 gene encoding glycine-rich extracellular protein 1 isoform 6 (isoform 6 is encoded by transcript variant 6): protein MKAQEPGLGNGNGLSAQPVLTAQNRFGFGAGLGGNVKPLKPEYGHGNGPGVQPGLGAGMKPQMPGLGAPNGYGPGRGRAGVPGGPERRPWVPHLLPFSSPGYLGVMKAQKPGAGEGMKPQKPGLRGTLKPQKSGHGHENGPWPGPCNARVAPMLLPRLPTPGVPSDKEGGWGLKSQPPSAVQNGKLPGHQPPNGYGPGAEPGFNGGLEPQKIGQAGVLWNSRWPTLQAWGAGLKPGYQAGDEYAEARSQPGGPDVKRGSNGQLGNGYGGRCPLGKC from the exons ATGAAGGCACAGGAGCCAG GATTAGGGAATGGGAATGGGCTGAGTGCTCAGCCAG TCTTGACAGCCCAGAACCGATTTGGATTTGGAGCAG GCCTTGGAGGGAATGTGAAGCCTCTGAAGCCAG AATATGGCCATGGAAATGGACCGGGAGTCCAGCCAG gcCTAGGAGCGGGGATGAAGCCTCAGATGCCAG GCCTGGGAGCTCCAAACGGCTATGGACCaggaaggggcagggctggggttcCAGGAGGTCCAGAGCGGAGGCCTTGGGTCCCTCACTTGCTCCCTTTCTCTTCACCAGGCTATTTGGGGGTTATGAAGGCCCAGAAGCCAG GTGCTGGAGAGGGCATGAAACCTCAGAAGCCAG GCCTGCGAGGGACCTTGAAGCCTCAGAAGTCAG GACACGGCCATGAAAATGGGCCCTGGCCAG GTCCCTGCAATGCGAGGGTCGCTCCGATGCTCCTCCCCAGGCTTCCCACTCCAGGGGTCCCTTCGGACAAAGAGGGTGGCTGGGGCCTGAAATCCCAGCCCCCTTCCGCAGTGCAGAATGGCAAGTTACCAG GGCACCAGCCTCCAAATGGCTATGGACCGGGAGCAGAACCAG GTTTTAATGGTGGCCTCGAGCCACAGAAAATTG GGCAGGCCGGGGTGCTGTGGAACTCTCGCTGGCCCACCCTCCAGGCCTGGGGGGCCGGCTTGAAGCCTGGATATCAGGCTGGAGATGAATATGCTGAGGCCAGGAGCCAGCCAG GGGGCCCCGACGTGAAGAGAGGCAGCAATGGCCAGCTGGGGAATGGCTACGGAG GCCGCTGCCCTCTGGGGAAATGCTGA
- the GREP1 gene encoding glycine-rich extracellular protein 1 isoform X15 has translation MKAQEPVLTAQNRFGFGAGLGGNVKPLKPGYGKRLRAGAFPGAGTQPEYGHGNGPGVQPGLGAGMKPQMPGLGAPNGYGPGRGRAGVPGGPERRPWVPHLLPFSSPGYLGVMKAQKPGAGEGMKPQKPGYTPGTWLGLLPGLRGTLKPQKSGHGHENGPWPGPCNARVAPMLLPRLPTPGVPSDKEGGWGLKSQPPSAVQNGKLPGHQPPNGYGPGAEPGFNGGLEPQKIGQAGVLWNSRWPTLQAWGAGLKPGYQAGDEYAEARSQPGGPDVKRGSNGQLGNGYGGRCPLGKC, from the exons ATGAAGGCACAGGAGCCAG TCTTGACAGCCCAGAACCGATTTGGATTTGGAGCAG GCCTTGGAGGGAATGTGAAGCCTCTGAAGCCAG gaTATGGGAAAAGGCTGAGAGCAGGGGCCTTCCCTGGGGCTGGAACCCAGCCAG AATATGGCCATGGAAATGGACCGGGAGTCCAGCCAG gcCTAGGAGCGGGGATGAAGCCTCAGATGCCAG GCCTGGGAGCTCCAAACGGCTATGGACCaggaaggggcagggctggggttcCAGGAGGTCCAGAGCGGAGGCCTTGGGTCCCTCACTTGCTCCCTTTCTCTTCACCAGGCTATTTGGGGGTTATGAAGGCCCAGAAGCCAG GTGCTGGAGAGGGCATGAAACCTCAGAAGCCAG GATACACACCAGGGACCTGGCTGGGGCTCCTGCCAG GCCTGCGAGGGACCTTGAAGCCTCAGAAGTCAG GACACGGCCATGAAAATGGGCCCTGGCCAG GTCCCTGCAATGCGAGGGTCGCTCCGATGCTCCTCCCCAGGCTTCCCACTCCAGGGGTCCCTTCGGACAAAGAGGGTGGCTGGGGCCTGAAATCCCAGCCCCCTTCCGCAGTGCAGAATGGCAAGTTACCAG GGCACCAGCCTCCAAATGGCTATGGACCGGGAGCAGAACCAG GTTTTAATGGTGGCCTCGAGCCACAGAAAATTG GGCAGGCCGGGGTGCTGTGGAACTCTCGCTGGCCCACCCTCCAGGCCTGGGGGGCCGGCTTGAAGCCTGGATATCAGGCTGGAGATGAATATGCTGAGGCCAGGAGCCAGCCAG GGGGCCCCGACGTGAAGAGAGGCAGCAATGGCCAGCTGGGGAATGGCTACGGAG GCCGCTGCCCTCTGGGGAAATGCTGA
- the GREP1 gene encoding glycine-rich extracellular protein 1 isoform 5 (isoform 5 is encoded by transcript variant 5) yields MKAQEPGLGNGNGLSAQPVLTAQNRFGFGAGLGGNVKPLKPEYGHGNGPGVQPGLGAGMKPQMPGYLGVMKAQKPGAGEGMKPQKPGLRGTLKPQKSGHGHENGPWPGPCNARVAPMLLPRLPTPGVPSDKEGGWGLKSQPPSAVQNGKLPGHQPPNGYGPGAEPGFNGGLEPQKIGQAGVLWNSRWPTLQAWGAGLKPGYQAGDEYAEARSQPGGPDVKRGSNGQLGNGYGGRCPLGKC; encoded by the exons ATGAAGGCACAGGAGCCAG GATTAGGGAATGGGAATGGGCTGAGTGCTCAGCCAG TCTTGACAGCCCAGAACCGATTTGGATTTGGAGCAG GCCTTGGAGGGAATGTGAAGCCTCTGAAGCCAG AATATGGCCATGGAAATGGACCGGGAGTCCAGCCAG gcCTAGGAGCGGGGATGAAGCCTCAGATGCCAG GCTATTTGGGGGTTATGAAGGCCCAGAAGCCAG GTGCTGGAGAGGGCATGAAACCTCAGAAGCCAG GCCTGCGAGGGACCTTGAAGCCTCAGAAGTCAG GACACGGCCATGAAAATGGGCCCTGGCCAG GTCCCTGCAATGCGAGGGTCGCTCCGATGCTCCTCCCCAGGCTTCCCACTCCAGGGGTCCCTTCGGACAAAGAGGGTGGCTGGGGCCTGAAATCCCAGCCCCCTTCCGCAGTGCAGAATGGCAAGTTACCAG GGCACCAGCCTCCAAATGGCTATGGACCGGGAGCAGAACCAG GTTTTAATGGTGGCCTCGAGCCACAGAAAATTG GGCAGGCCGGGGTGCTGTGGAACTCTCGCTGGCCCACCCTCCAGGCCTGGGGGGCCGGCTTGAAGCCTGGATATCAGGCTGGAGATGAATATGCTGAGGCCAGGAGCCAGCCAG GGGGCCCCGACGTGAAGAGAGGCAGCAATGGCCAGCTGGGGAATGGCTACGGAG GCCGCTGCCCTCTGGGGAAATGCTGA
- the GREP1 gene encoding glycine-rich extracellular protein 1 isoform X9, producing the protein MALTNVSPGLGSRSGLGAGTLPGAGTPPGYNNGNGPGTQPGPAAQNGFGPGFGGGGKPQKPGPTTQNGYRPGYVGAVKPQKPGFQYRIGLGAQPGEGGFRGDMKAQEPVLTAQNRFGFGAGLGGNVKPLKPGYGKRLRAGAFPGAGTQPEYGHGNGPGVQPGLGAGMKPQMPGLGAPNGYGPGRGRAGVPGGPERRPWVPHLLPFSSPGYLGVMKAQKPGAGEGMKPQKPGYTPGTWLGLLPGLRGTLKPQKSGHGHENGPWPGPCNARVAPMLLPRLPTPGVPSDKEGGWGLKSQPPSAVQNGKLPGHQPPNGYGPGAEPGFNGGLEPQKIGQAGVLWNSRWPTLQAWGAGLKPGYQAGDEYAEARSQPGGPDVKRGSNGQLGNGYGGRCPLGKC; encoded by the exons GATACAACAATGGAAACGGACCGGGAACCCAGCCAG GTCCTGCCGCTCAAAATGGCTTTGGACCAG GCTTTGGAGGGGGTGGAAAACCCCAGAAGCCAG GCCCCACCACTCAAAATGGCTATAGACCAG GCTATGTGGGGGCCGTCAAACCCCAGAAGCCAG GATTCCAGTACAGAATTGGGCTGGGAGCCCAGCCAGGTGAAGGGG GCTTTAGAGGGGACATGAAGGCACAGGAGCCAG TCTTGACAGCCCAGAACCGATTTGGATTTGGAGCAG GCCTTGGAGGGAATGTGAAGCCTCTGAAGCCAG gaTATGGGAAAAGGCTGAGAGCAGGGGCCTTCCCTGGGGCTGGAACCCAGCCAG AATATGGCCATGGAAATGGACCGGGAGTCCAGCCAG gcCTAGGAGCGGGGATGAAGCCTCAGATGCCAG GCCTGGGAGCTCCAAACGGCTATGGACCaggaaggggcagggctggggttcCAGGAGGTCCAGAGCGGAGGCCTTGGGTCCCTCACTTGCTCCCTTTCTCTTCACCAGGCTATTTGGGGGTTATGAAGGCCCAGAAGCCAG GTGCTGGAGAGGGCATGAAACCTCAGAAGCCAG GATACACACCAGGGACCTGGCTGGGGCTCCTGCCAG GCCTGCGAGGGACCTTGAAGCCTCAGAAGTCAG GACACGGCCATGAAAATGGGCCCTGGCCAG GTCCCTGCAATGCGAGGGTCGCTCCGATGCTCCTCCCCAGGCTTCCCACTCCAGGGGTCCCTTCGGACAAAGAGGGTGGCTGGGGCCTGAAATCCCAGCCCCCTTCCGCAGTGCAGAATGGCAAGTTACCAG GGCACCAGCCTCCAAATGGCTATGGACCGGGAGCAGAACCAG GTTTTAATGGTGGCCTCGAGCCACAGAAAATTG GGCAGGCCGGGGTGCTGTGGAACTCTCGCTGGCCCACCCTCCAGGCCTGGGGGGCCGGCTTGAAGCCTGGATATCAGGCTGGAGATGAATATGCTGAGGCCAGGAGCCAGCCAG GGGGCCCCGACGTGAAGAGAGGCAGCAATGGCCAGCTGGGGAATGGCTACGGAG GCCGCTGCCCTCTGGGGAAATGCTGA